A genomic window from Yarrowia lipolytica chromosome 1D, complete sequence includes:
- a CDS encoding uncharacterized protein (Compare to YALI0D19008g, similar to DEHA0E06105g Debaryomyces hansenii IPF 5370.1, similar to Saccharomyces cerevisiae ATX2 (YOR079C); ancestral locus Anc_5.688), which yields MNGFATILLLSLIMGVAAFVAGLLPVILPLSPAKIRAISALGMGILLGTSLIVIIPEGVETLYNETGEDSGSGAPAVGISLLLGFLIMYLIDNIPLISQIWKGIGNFQRVDVELGEVDTGDAETIVDDSRASTANSTSQSTANSAGQASARATTTGLVIHALADGVAVGSSVSAGNSKLELIIFVAIMIHKAPAAFGLSAVLLRCGLTNGQVKLHLGAFAASTPVGSILTWALIKVIAGDSSGGSTGSGSIHWWTAVLLLFSGGTFLYVAVHVMQELTGEDHGSQAKASEKFTPADLGFSVIGMLIPLLTLFLPDVE from the coding sequence ATGAACGGTTTCGCCaccattctgctgctgtcacTCATTATGGGAGTGGCGGCGTTTGTCGCAGGGCTTCTGCCGGTCATTTTACCGCTTTCTCCGGCCAAAATCAGAGCGATATCGGCTCTCGGAATGGGCATTTTGCTGGGCACATCGCTGATTGTGATCATTCCCGAGGGAGTTGAGACTCTCTACAACGAGACAGGCGAGGATAGCGGCAGCGGAGCTCCGGCAGTCGGCATTTCGTTGCTTCTCGGCTTTCTCATCATGTATCTGATCGACAACATTCCCTTGATCAGCCAGATTTGGAAGGGAATAGGAAACTTCCAGCGGGTGGACGTGGAGCTGGGAGAAGTAGACACCGGGGACGCAGAGACCATTGTGGATGACTCGCGAGCCAGTACGGCAAACTCGACTTCTCAGTCGACTGCCAACAGTGCCGGACAGGCTTCTGCTCGGGCTACAACTACAGGACTGGTGATCCATGCTCTGGCCGATGGAGTGGCTGTGGGCTCGTCCGTGTCTGCCGGCAACTCCAAGCTGGAGCTCATCATCTTTGTGGCCATCATGATCCACAAGGCGCCTGCTGCTTTTGGTCTGTCTGCTGTTCTGCTGCGATGTGGTCTTACCAATGGTCAGGTCAAACTGCATCTGGGAGCTTTCGCCGCTTCGACGCCCGTGGGCTCGATTCTCACTTGGGCCTTGATCAAGGTGATTGCGGGAGACTCCTCGGGGGGATCGACAGGCTCGGGCTCCATACACTGGTGGACTGCTGTGCTACTGTTGTTCAGTGGCGGCACATTCCTGTACGTGGctgttcacgtgatgcagGAACTGACCGGCGAGGATCATGGGAGCCAGGCAAAGGCCAGTGAAAAGTTTACCCCGGCCGACCTGGGCTTTTCGGTCATTGGAATGTTGA